A section of the Candidatus Eisenbacteria bacterium genome encodes:
- a CDS encoding putative sugar nucleotidyl transferase yields the protein MSDRLVLFEDARWGDLSPLTDLLPVHALAFGDSCLATRWMRAVPELSPGPFVGRPLALRAWRQASAPGEARAESGDSVLAINVSAIPGSWLATVLEGGPAVWLAGDRVIAVRGSHRQLSPGFDRGTGFADFVRELGLRESRVDARMIRWPWEVVEWNPDALAADLASARPESAGDVHRLAALYEPHQISVGAGARVDAFAVLDARSGPIRLHPRVVVLPHTVVAGPCVVGEGTELLSGVISRSTIGPECRVAGEVDSSVWQGYANKRHHGFVGHSVIGEWANLGALTTTSDLKNTYGEVRVWAGGREVATGYHKIGSFIGAHVKTGIGTLLPTGASIGTGSNLFGGGRFAPKRVPAFTWWDGERAVEHRLDRLLETASIAMTRRGRSLDPDTRRAIESFFEATEHERAPTRSGVSGPA from the coding sequence GTGAGCGACCGGCTGGTGCTCTTCGAGGACGCCCGCTGGGGCGACCTGAGCCCGCTCACCGACCTGCTGCCGGTTCACGCGCTCGCCTTCGGCGACTCGTGCCTCGCGACGCGCTGGATGCGCGCGGTTCCGGAGCTCTCGCCGGGCCCCTTCGTGGGGCGCCCGCTCGCGCTCCGGGCGTGGCGCCAGGCCTCGGCACCCGGTGAGGCGCGGGCCGAATCCGGGGACTCGGTGCTCGCGATCAACGTCTCGGCGATTCCGGGATCGTGGCTCGCGACCGTGCTCGAGGGCGGCCCTGCGGTCTGGCTCGCCGGCGATCGTGTGATCGCCGTGCGCGGCTCGCACCGCCAGCTCTCACCGGGGTTCGATCGAGGCACGGGCTTCGCGGACTTCGTGCGCGAGCTCGGCCTGCGCGAGTCCCGCGTCGACGCGCGCATGATCCGCTGGCCGTGGGAGGTCGTGGAGTGGAATCCCGACGCTCTGGCGGCCGATCTCGCGAGCGCGCGGCCCGAGTCGGCCGGCGACGTGCATCGTCTCGCCGCGCTCTACGAGCCGCACCAGATCTCGGTGGGCGCCGGAGCGCGCGTCGACGCCTTCGCGGTGCTCGACGCGCGATCGGGGCCGATCCGCCTCCACCCGCGGGTGGTGGTGCTGCCCCACACGGTGGTGGCCGGCCCATGCGTGGTGGGTGAGGGCACCGAGCTCCTCTCCGGCGTCATCTCCCGCTCGACCATCGGTCCGGAGTGCCGGGTCGCCGGCGAGGTCGATTCCTCGGTCTGGCAGGGTTACGCGAACAAGCGACACCATGGATTCGTCGGACACAGCGTGATCGGTGAGTGGGCCAACCTAGGAGCGCTCACCACCACGAGCGACCTCAAGAACACCTACGGCGAAGTGCGCGTGTGGGCGGGGGGCCGCGAGGTGGCGACCGGATATCACAAGATCGGCTCGTTCATCGGGGCCCACGTGAAGACCGGCATCGGCACGCTGCTGCCGACCGGAGCGTCGATCGGCACCGGATCCAATCTTTTCGGCGGCGGCCGATTCGCGCCCAAACGGGTGCCGGCGTTCACCTGGTGGGACGGGGAGCGGGCGGTGGAGCACCGTCTCGACCGTCTGCTCGAGACCGCGAGCATCGCGATGACGAGGCGCGGCAGGTCGCTCGATCCGGACACGCGGCGGGCGATCGAGTCGTTCTT